Within the Sporolactobacillus pectinivorans genome, the region ACTGGAACAGCTGTAAATCCTTTGAAGAATTCTCCATACTTATCTAAAGCTTCTTCAACGACATTAGGACTTACATTGTTAATTCTTAAACCATTTTTTAATTCTACAGCTGCTGATGTAACAAATCCTGAGACACCACCATTTGCCATAGCTGCTGAAGAACCTAATAAAATAGGATCATCCATCATAATTCCGGAAGTTAAAGTAAAGCTACCATTTTTATTTAAATAGTGTTGGCCTATTAAAACAAGATTTATCTGTCCTAATAATTTACTTTTTATGGCTACATTATTTTCTTCTAAACTCATATCTGATAGGGATTTGAAAGTTGCTCCTCCCGTGGCACTGACAACAGCATCTATATCTTTAATATCTTTATACATTTGTTCAATTTCTGTTGGAGAGGTAATATCTAATTGATAATCACCAGATTTACTGCCAACTTCAATAACTTCATGATTATTTTCTTTAAGTTTCTTAGATACACTTTTACCTATTGTGCCAGTAGCACCAATAACTACTATTTTCATTGTAATCCTCCTAATAAATACTGTTATTTTTATAAATTTTTTAGCCAAAATAAATATATTCGAAAGTTTACTATTAACACTTACATACTTAATGTAACATATACATTTATGAATTTATTCTGTAAAACATAGTATATTCAAGTAATGTTAATATTAAATAAGCTTATACATAGAATATACAAATTAGCTACCCATAATCTTTTATTATGTCAACTAACTCAAAAGGGACAAACGCTGAAATGACGGCGTTTGTCCCTTTTGGTTCGGATTATAGGATATTCATCTTTTATACAGTACCCCAATGACACGTTTTCATGCATTTTCATTAAATGAAATTTTGTATATTTATGTAAGTTACACTTGTGTAACCTACACATAGCGTATACTTATTTAATAGTAAACAAGTAAACAAATATACAAGTAAACTATTAAACTTGTTTACTTGTGATATGTATGTAGCTGTTGCATACAATATGCGCGCATATTGTGTGCAACAGCTACATACATATCATGCGAAATCTTACAGTACAAAGGAATTTTGTTATACTAAAAAAGCACTTCCGTGCAAGAGAGGAGGTGTCACATATAATGATAATCTTGCTATTTGTATTAGATAAGCTCATTTTTCCAATTATTGTTGGGTATGTTCTTTATCTATTACAACAAGAACATAAGTAAAAAGAAACCCCCAGCCGGCACGCTGGGGGTTTCACATACAATGATATATCTGCTATTTGTTACTTTCAGTATATCCTTTCTTATGCTTTTTGTAAAACAATCTCGTTGTATATGGTTGTTTTCCGTTATTTTTCTCTATTCTTCCCAATCCACTTTAAGTTGTTTTAAAAAGGCTTCTCGTTCTTTCTCTAATTGTGGATCATACTCATTTTTTGTTTGTTTTTCATATGTGCGTTCTTCTAACCATTTCGGCGTTTTTTCACGACTTATATATTGTCGTGACTTACCTATATTCACCATTTGTGGCTGTCGTTTATTGTGAATACGTTTCTCAGCGTCAAATGTAAACTCTAGCCATTCAATTTTACGTCCTTTTTTCGCTTTTATTTTATTGATATTAAGGTTATTAAAAATAAAGCCTAATTCTTTAATGATAGGGGCTAATACTTTTTGATTAATATTTGTCATACGGTAACTATTAGGAATGTCTAGCCGTTCTCTAAAATCATCAATTTTAATTTTTACATAGCCAGTATGTTTATACTGTTTAAGTATTCTGAACATATGCTTAGAATATGTAGATTTAAGGTGTGTCATTTCTCGAAGTTCAAATTTAGTGAAGTTATTAGTTAATGAATTAATAATATGTTCTAAATCTGGATTAACACCAATAGCCACATACTCTTTATCTTTATAAATTTCTACTTTAGTAAAAAGAATAAATTTTCTAATAACATTCTCAGTTTCTTCTCTATATGTTAAAGAGAAGACTTTATCATAGAATTTTTCTAAATCTTGAATAAAAAGCTTTTTATCATGACTATAGTAATTACTTAATTCTTTTAATTCTTCAAATGGCACATTAACAGTCAAATTGCCTTTATCTTTTAATTTATTACACAAAGTAAAAAATAGATTAACTTCGGTATTATTAAATTTTCTCAATGGAACTAAATTCATATCATTTTTATATACTACTGTTTCTCCACTCAACTAACTCCACTCCAATCTAAAAGAAACCTTTATAGAATAAAGATTCCTATTAATTTTAATTA harbors:
- a CDS encoding short chain dehydrogenase, with amino-acid sequence MKIVVIGATGTIGKSVSKKLKENNHEVIEVGSKSGDYQLDITSPTEIEQMYKDIKDIDAVVSATGGATFKSLSDMSLEENNVAIKSKLLGQINLVLIGQHYLNKNGSFTLTSGIMMDDPILLGSSAAMANGGVSGFVTSAAVELKNGLRINNVSPNVVEEALDKYGEFFKGFTAVPVDKVANAFIKSVESNWXAVPVDKVANAFIKSVEGAQTGQTYKVY
- a CDS encoding replication initiation protein, which translates into the protein MSGETVVYKNDMNLVPLRKFNNTEVNLFFTLCNKLKDKGNLTVNVPFEELKELSNYYSHDKKLFIQDLEKFYDKVFSLTYREETENVIRKFILFTKVEIYKDKEYVAIGVNPDLEHIINSLTNNFTKFELREMTHLKSTYSKHMFRILKQYKHTGYVKIKIDDFRERLDIPNSYRMTNINQKVLAPIIKELGFIFNNLNINKIKAKKGRKIEWLEFTFDAEKRIHNKRQPQMVNIGKSRQYISREKTPKWLEERTYEKQTKNEYDPQLEKEREAFLKQLKVDWEE